The DNA region CGGCTTTTTGGGCCTCGACTAAGTCCGCGCGCGCTGCTGCAGCTCGTGGATGAACTCCACAATCTCGCTCTGATCGGGAGCCGCAATCTGCGTGAAGGCGATCCCGTGCGCGAACTGCTGCCGCGAAGCATCGAAGAATGAGAGCACCACGCGGCCGCGCACCATCATCTCCCGCTCGCCTTCAGGTAATCGAAAGCGCAGCGTGATGTTCTGACCGGCGCTTAAATCGTTTTTGGTAATAACGCGCATCCCGCCGCCGCTCAGATCGACCACACCGCCATCTAATGCCGCA from Candidatus Rubrimentiphilum sp. includes:
- a CDS encoding PilZ domain-containing protein gives rise to the protein MSTEQPAGSGPQQRRFFRAAVDFPVAVTVAGDDAALDGGVVDLSGGGMRVITKNDLSAGQNITLRFRLPEGEREMMVRGRVVLSFFDASRQQFAHGIAFTQIAAPDQSEIVEFIHELQQRART